The DNA window TTTCTATTACTAAGACAGAAAAGAAAATGGAAATTGCTCAAATACAAACACACCATACTATTATGGGGCGTGATATTGTACAAGGAGCAACTTTAAAAGAATATCAAAAAGAGAACCACGCTGGTAGAACTTATCCAAAAGTGACCTTCAAAGGCAAAGAAAGAAAGCCCTATGATATGACACTTTGGAAGTCAAACCACAAATATCCAAACCACTCATGGGGGATGGTTGTAGACCTTAACTCTTGTATTGGTTGTGGAGCTTGTACTATTGCTTGTCAGTCAGAGAACAATGTTCCTGTGGTTGGAAAGCAAGAAGTACTAAACCGACGTGAAATGCACTGGATTCGCATTGACCGTTATTACACATCATCGTTTATTTTGGATGAAAAAACTACCCCAGGACTAAGCGACTACCAGAAAATGGAAGAAGCGGCTGAGAATCCTCAGGTAGTATATCAACCTATGATGTGTCAGCATTGTAATAATGCACCTTGTGAAACAGTTTGTCCGGTATTGGCAACTACCCATAGTACCGAAGGTTTGAACCAAATGGCTTATAACCGTTGCTTTGGTACTCGTTACTGTGCAAACAACTGCCCTTATAAAGTACGTCGTTTCAACTGGTTCAATTATTTTGATGATAAGCGTTTTACAGAAGTAAACTACTCACAGTCAAGTGACTTAGGTAAAATGGTATTGAACCCTGACGTAACAGTACGCTCTCGTGGAGTAATGGAAAAATGCTCTATGTGTGTACAACGTATTCAGGCAGGTAAACTTCAGGCTAAGAAAGAAAAACGTCGCCCAACTGATAAAGATATCAACGTTGCTTGTGCGCAGTCTTGCCCTACTCAGGCCATCACCTTTGGAGATATGAACAACGAAGATAGCAATATCTTTAAAATGTTGAAAATCAAAGAAGTAGAGCAAGAAAAAGAAGGAGAGCTGACTAAGGGACACGGTCATAAAAAGGAAAAAGAAGGAGATCAGGGACATGATAAACACTTCCTAAACCTTCAGGATCGTGAGAAAACCCGTGGTAAGGAAAAAGAAAAAGTGTGGGTAATTACTGAACCCCGCGCATACCACGTGTTAGAAGTCATCAATGTTCGCCCACAAGTTTCTTATCTTACTAAGATTCGCAACAATGAAAACGAACTTGTTGAGGATATTATTAAGAAATCTGAAGAAGGAAAGAAAAAAGCATAGATAATTAGGGAATTGGTCTTTTGACCAATTCCCTCTTAATTTTGAAAAAACTAATAATTGCCAAATACATATGCAAGTAACATCACCGGTAAGAGCCCCTCTTGTATTAAAAAAAGAGGAAAACGGACAGAAACGAGCAACTACATATCACGATATTACTGAGGATATTTGTAGACAGGTGGAGGCTCCACCTACAAACCCCCGCTGGTTATTGGCTATGCTGTTGTCATTAGCAGCCTTAGGTTGGGGTGGTTATACATTATACCGCACTTGGTGGTTTGGTCTCGGAGAATGGGGACTAAACAAAACCGTTGGATGGGCGTGGGATATTACCAACTTCGTATGGTGGGTAGGTATTGGTCACGCTGGAACCCTTATTTCTGCAATTTTGCTTTTATTCCGCCAAAAATGGAGAACATCTATTAACCGGGCGGCAGAAGCAATGACCATTTTTGCGGTATTGTGTGCAGGTAGTTTTATTTTAATGCACATGGGACGTGCCTGGATGGCTTATTGGGCATTGCCTTTACCAAATACTTATGGATCGTTGTGGGTAAACTTTAACTCACCACTTGTATGGGATGTATTTGCAATTAGTACTTACCTTACTGTATCTGTAGTATTCTGGTACATAGGATTAATTCCTGATTTAGCAACTATCCGCGAAAGAGCCATTGCCCGTGGTGATAAAATTAGAGCTTTTGTATATGGTATACTAAGTTTTGGTTGGGACGGCTCAGCCAAAACCTGGGCACGATACGAAGAAGTAGCTTTGATTCTTGCTGGTTTATCTACTCCGCTGGTACTGTCTGTACACACCATTGTAAGTATGGACTTTGCCACCTCATTGATTCCTGGATGGCACACAACTATCTTCCCGCCATACTTTGTGGCTGGTGCGATCTTCTCAGGTTTTGCAATGGTACTTACCTTGATGTTAATTACTCGCCACGTATTTAAACTACAAGCTTATATTACTCTTGAGCACATCGAATCTATGAATAAGGTAATTGTTCTAACAGGTTCTATAGTAGGTATTGCTTACCTGACTGAGTTTTTTATTGCTTGGTACTCAGGGGTAGAGTATGAGTCTTATGCATTTATTAACCGTGCTTTTGGACCTTACTGGTGGGCGTATGCTGCCATGATGAGTTGTAACGTACTTTCTCCTCAATTTTTCTGGTTTAGATCACTTCGTCGTAACATTTATGTTACATTTATCCTGTCTATTGTGGTAAACATAGGTATGTGGTTTGAGCGATTTGTAATTATTGTGACTTCTTTGCACAGAGATTACTTGCCCTCAAGCTGGGCTATGTTCTATCCAACCTGGGTAGATTTAGGAGATTATATATTCACTTTCGGTTTATTCTTTACTTTGTTTTTCTTGTTCGCTAAATTTTTGCCGGTAATTAATATGGCAGAGGTAAAAGCAGTACTAAAGTCTACTTCTCAAACTACTCTTGAGAAAGTTCAGGCGCGTTCTGCTGAGAGTGTAGCAAGTGATACACATCAGGGTGATGATAAATAATAAGTGAGTCATAATTATTCAAAAGATCCAAAATACTAAATCTTACGATTGATTAAAGATATGGCAGAAACTAAAAAATATATAGTAGGGGTATTTGACGACGAAGATGTTTTGTTGCCTGCGGTAAAAAAAATACGTGCAGAAGGTGTGCAAATCCACGATGTATATACTCCTTATCCAGTTCACCACCTGGATACTTACCTGGGTTATAAAAGAACAAGACTAGGTAAAGCAGCTTTCCTTTTTGGAGCTACTGGTACTACCCTGGCAATTACAATGATTAGCTATATGCTGGGCTTTGACTGGCCAATGGATATTGGGGGTAAAGATTTTTTACCTGCACCTAACTTTGTTCCAGTTACATTTGAATCTACAGTATTAATCTCTGCATTGGGTATGGTAGGTACATTTCTGGTATCTCGTGGGCTTGGTCCTGGTAAAAAAGCTATAATGTTTGATCCTCGAAGTACAGATGACAAACACGTAATGGCGATTAACTTGGACAAAAACACCAAACACTCAAAAGAAGACATTGTGGCTATTTTGAAACAAAATGGTGTGACCGAAGAACCCAAAGAAGTGGATTTATAAAAGTATAAATGGCAGATAATTAGTGAATATTTCTACTTTAAAAAATTGCAAAGATGTTACTTAGATCAAAAAAATATATACCGTTGATGTTAGTCCTGACTGTGATGGTCTTGAGCTCTTGCTCTCGAAACCCCAACAGTCCAGGAACAGAATATGCGCCTCAAATGTATGTGTCTATTCCTTATGAGCCATATACACAGGTGAAGAAAAATCCTTTGAACCCTACTGGAATGAACTTGCGCAAGCCACCTGAAGGAACTGTGGCTCGTAAAGGACACTATAACATGACAGTAGAGAATGATAAGGGAGAAAGAAGCGCATTGTTGGTTTACAATTTCCCAGCAGGCGAAGAAGGTTTGAAAATGGCATCAAAAGTAAGCAATCCTTTGGCTTTGCCTAAAGATTCTGCGGCTATTGATAAATATGTACTCGAAGAGTGCCAGCCTTTGTACGAGCGTTATTGCCAGCACTGTCATGGTGCTACTGGTAAAGGCGATGGAAAAGTCAACGATCAGTACAAAGGGGTGGCAAATCTCACAGCTGGTGCCCAAAAAACAAATACTAGTGGGCATATCTTCCACGTGATTACACACGGTAAAGGGCGTATGTGGCCTCACAAGCAAATTGTGACTCCTGAAGAACGTTGGAAAATCGCTTATTATGTTCATAAGTTGCAAGGACGTTTGCACGAAGCAGTTGCTAATAATCGCTCTGACGACAAAGCTCCAAAGGCAAAGACAGACGAGGATACAAAAACAGATAGTACTGCTAAAAAAGAGGCTAAGAAAACTGAACCTGAAAATAAAGGACATTAATAGCAGTGTCATCATAATAAACAGAAGAAAAGCTTAAAAGAATCTATAATATTATGGCTGGAGACAAACATATTACGCTTTCAGACTTGTCGCAGGAAAAGAATTTTGAATTTACCCCGAAACTGCGTAAACAGCTGATGACTGCTATAGTAGTTGGAGCTGCTTTGCTGATAGTGGGGATTATTTTATGGACGCAAGGCATAGGGCTTGGTGGCGAACATCACGGTGGAGGTCACGCTCCCGAAGGACATGGTGCCGGAGGTGGTGGAGACGAAGGTGGACACGGTGCTTTCCACTGGACCAAACGCCTGTATGCTGTACTTTGGCATGACAGTGTATTTTTTACTGGCATTGCTCTGGTAGGGGTTTTCTTTGTTGCATTCAACTACCTGGCACTTTCTGGATGGCCAACAATGATTAAAAGGATTCCCGAAACTTTTGGTAAATTCTTGCCAATTACCGGTGTGATCCTATTGGCAGTATTTGCCCTAGGTGGTCATGACCTTTTTCACTGGACTCACCACGAGTTATTTGACCCTAATAGCCCTAAATATGATAAAATCATTGCAGGCAAAGAAGGGTATTTGAATACACCTTTCTTCGTAATAAGAACCGTTTTATATTTTGTTTTATGGTACGTTTTATACGTGTTATTACGCAAAATGTCTTTGAAAGAAGATGAGGTAAACGATTTTTATGCTTACACTAAAAACCCTGTTTTTCATAAGAAAAGTGGTGTTTATGCAGCAATCTTTATCGTGATATTTGCCATTACAACCTCTACTGCTGCTTGGGACTGGGTGATGTCAATCGATGCACACTGGTTCAGTACAATGTTTGGCTGGTATACATTTGCCAGTTGGTTTGTTACAGGCTTGGCAGCTATGGCGCTGTATGTAGTGGTGCTTAAAGACCATGGGTACTTCAAGTATGTAAATGAAAATCACATTCATGATTTAGGTAAATTTATCTTTGCATTTAGTATTTTTTGGACATATATATGGTTTGCTCAGTTCTTGTTGATCTATTACGCCAACATTCCTGAAGAAACTGTGTACTTCCTCCACAGGATGGAAGATTTCAAATTCTTGTTCTTCTTTAATATCATTATCAACTTTGCCTTCCCGTTCTTGTTCTTAATGCCAAGAGCAGCCAAAAGAAAAACTTTACTTGTAAAGATTGCGGCTGTTGGGGTTATCTTTGGTCACTGGTTAGATTTTTATATGATGATTATGCCAGGTACAGTAGGTAAACATAGTGGTATTGGATTGGTGGAAATAGGTACGGTAATCTTATTTATTGCGGGTTTTATTTGGGTAACAGCTGCTGCTTTGGCGAAGGCTAACATTATCCCTAAAAACCACCCAATGATTGAGGAAAGTTTGCACCACAATATTTAAACATTTACCTTAAACGAATTTTTATAGAACCAAACAGATAAATAATAGATTGATCTTATGGCTAACTTGATATTGGGTCTTGCAATCGTATTAATTTTCGTGATTCTGTTAATGCTTTTCAGAATCCAAAGGTTAGTATCTGTTGCAAAAGGCGAGCATAAAGAAAAAGTAGACGGATTTAACAATCTGAATGCTAACTTGATGTGGATTTTCCCCCTAATAGGCGTAATCGCAGCAATTTGGTATTCAGGAGAGGCTGCCAAGAATTTTTTACCTGAAGCATCCTCTATACACGGACAACAAACAGATAGTTTGTTTTGGTCTTCTACTGTAGTTATCTTAATAATGTTTGTGATTACTAACGCAGCGTTGTTTTACTTTGCTTTCCGTTATCGGTACAAAAAAGAGAACAAGGCATCGTTTTTCCCTGAAAATCATAAACTGGAAATAGCTTGGACAATTACTCCTGCTATCATACTTACTGTATTGGTATTTTATGGTAATAAAGTGTGGTGGGACATTATGGGAGAAGTTCCAAAAGATGCTGAAGTTGTAGAAATAGTAGGGCAGCAATTTGCCTGGAAAACCCGTTATCCTGGCAAGGATAAGAAAATGGGTAATTATGACTATCGTTTGATTGATGCCACCAATGAATTAGGCATCGACTTTGGACACAAAGATGCAAACGATGACTTTGTGAGTGGTAAGCTTGTATTACCTGTAAATCGTCCAATTCTTTTTAAGATTAGAGCTAAAGATGTGTTGCACAGTGTTTTTGCACCCCATTTTCGCTTAAAAATGGATGCTGTACCAGGGATGCCCACCCAGTTTCATTTTACCCCAACTAAAACAACTGCACAAATGCGATCTGAATTAGGCAACCCTAAATTTAACTACGAGATTGCTTGTACAGAGATTTGCGGAAAGGGGCACTACAGTATGCGCTTGTTGGTAGAGGTTGTTGAAGAAGCTGAGTATAAGAAATGGTACGCATCTCAATCTCCTTTCCTCAAGGATAACCCTGAGTATAAAGGGAGAGATTTAAAATGGCTGCGCAAGAAAAAGAATTTTGCCAGCAAAAAGCAGGAAGAAAAAACAGCGCACGCTAAAATTGACTAGACTTGTAAACATTAAAAAGCGAATTGACTATTATGGCAGATAATCATAATCAAGGTGATGCAATCAAGGAGGTAGGTCACGATCACGCTCATGATCATGGACACGACCACGACCATCACCATGACCAAAGCTTTATTTCAAAGTATATTTTTAGCGAAGATCACAAGGTTATCGCAAAACAATTTTTATTTACTGGAATCTTCTGGGCGGTAATAGGAGGACTTATGTCACTTGTTTTCCGTTTACAGCTTGGTTTTCCAGAGATGAGCATGGAGTTTCTTCGCCCTATTTTGGGTGGATGGATTACAGAAGCAGGAAAGCTAGAACCAGAGTTTTATCTTGCTTTGGTTACAATGCACGGAACCATTATGGTATTCTTTGTATTGACTGCAGGTCTGAGTGGTACTTTTAGTAACTTCCTTATTCCTTTGCAGATTGGTGCCCGTGACATGGCGTCAGGTTTTATGAACATGCTTTCATATTGGTTCTTCTTTGGATCAAGTGTAATTATGTTTGCTTCTATCTTTTTAGAAACAGGACCAGCTTCTGGTAGTTGGGTTATTTACCCACCACTAAGTGCTTTGCCTCAGGCAATGTCAGGCTCAGGTGCAGGTATGACAATGTGGTTAATCAGCATGGCTTTGTTTATTATCTCAGTATTATTAGGAGGTATAAACTATATAACCACTGTAATTAACCTAAGAGTAAAAGGAATGTCTTTTACTCGTTTGCCGCTGACTATATGGGCTTTCTTTATTACAGCTATCATTGGTCTGTTGTCATTCCCTGTGTTATTCTCAGCAGCATTGCTGTTGATTTTTGA is part of the Microscilla marina ATCC 23134 genome and encodes:
- the nrfD gene encoding NrfD/PsrC family molybdoenzyme membrane anchor subunit, which encodes MQVTSPVRAPLVLKKEENGQKRATTYHDITEDICRQVEAPPTNPRWLLAMLLSLAALGWGGYTLYRTWWFGLGEWGLNKTVGWAWDITNFVWWVGIGHAGTLISAILLLFRQKWRTSINRAAEAMTIFAVLCAGSFILMHMGRAWMAYWALPLPNTYGSLWVNFNSPLVWDVFAISTYLTVSVVFWYIGLIPDLATIRERAIARGDKIRAFVYGILSFGWDGSAKTWARYEEVALILAGLSTPLVLSVHTIVSMDFATSLIPGWHTTIFPPYFVAGAIFSGFAMVLTLMLITRHVFKLQAYITLEHIESMNKVIVLTGSIVGIAYLTEFFIAWYSGVEYESYAFINRAFGPYWWAYAAMMSCNVLSPQFFWFRSLRRNIYVTFILSIVVNIGMWFERFVIIVTSLHRDYLPSSWAMFYPTWVDLGDYIFTFGLFFTLFFLFAKFLPVINMAEVKAVLKSTSQTTLEKVQARSAESVASDTHQGDDK
- a CDS encoding DUF3341 domain-containing protein — translated: MAETKKYIVGVFDDEDVLLPAVKKIRAEGVQIHDVYTPYPVHHLDTYLGYKRTRLGKAAFLFGATGTTLAITMISYMLGFDWPMDIGGKDFLPAPNFVPVTFESTVLISALGMVGTFLVSRGLGPGKKAIMFDPRSTDDKHVMAINLDKNTKHSKEDIVAILKQNGVTEEPKEVDL
- a CDS encoding c-type cytochrome; this translates as MLLRSKKYIPLMLVLTVMVLSSCSRNPNSPGTEYAPQMYVSIPYEPYTQVKKNPLNPTGMNLRKPPEGTVARKGHYNMTVENDKGERSALLVYNFPAGEEGLKMASKVSNPLALPKDSAAIDKYVLEECQPLYERYCQHCHGATGKGDGKVNDQYKGVANLTAGAQKTNTSGHIFHVITHGKGRMWPHKQIVTPEERWKIAYYVHKLQGRLHEAVANNRSDDKAPKAKTDEDTKTDSTAKKEAKKTEPENKGH
- a CDS encoding cytochrome c oxidase subunit II, which translates into the protein MANLILGLAIVLIFVILLMLFRIQRLVSVAKGEHKEKVDGFNNLNANLMWIFPLIGVIAAIWYSGEAAKNFLPEASSIHGQQTDSLFWSSTVVILIMFVITNAALFYFAFRYRYKKENKASFFPENHKLEIAWTITPAIILTVLVFYGNKVWWDIMGEVPKDAEVVEIVGQQFAWKTRYPGKDKKMGNYDYRLIDATNELGIDFGHKDANDDFVSGKLVLPVNRPILFKIRAKDVLHSVFAPHFRLKMDAVPGMPTQFHFTPTKTTAQMRSELGNPKFNYEIACTEICGKGHYSMRLLVEVVEEAEYKKWYASQSPFLKDNPEYKGRDLKWLRKKKNFASKKQEEKTAHAKID